A single window of Culicoides brevitarsis isolate CSIRO-B50_1 chromosome 3, AGI_CSIRO_Cbre_v1, whole genome shotgun sequence DNA harbors:
- the LOC134833253 gene encoding sulfotransferase 1A1-like: protein MSYEIQTLDSAVSNFASLAPGKKIKPDEVKFILKDPLPSTPLPAEVQKKFNSVVVPEKFQHSLDEIRNLEVYEDDVWVLAFPRTGSNWTQEAVWQVCKEVDVENEGRETLQTRFPVIEESAILNRTEEITYLDRVKNMKRPRFIKSHLPIAFLPTKLWEVKPKIVYVYREAKDAAVSWYYFNKDAYLYQGSLQEFLTLYLKGEVEYGSYWDHYEQYHRLAKVYSNMKVLKYEEMKKDLKSTLLDLCNFFNKSLSNDQIEKLLHHLSFENMKKNPANNYADVKKRVQAVLPSYDLRMIRQGKVNAGKEEMSAEMIEKFDAKMRDTQRQLSS from the exons ATGTCTTACGAAATTCAGACGTTAGATTCAGCTGTTTCAAATTTCGCTTCATTAGCTCCGGGTAAAAAGATTAAACCTGATGAAGTAAAGTTCATCTTGAAAGATCCGCTTCCGTCAACTCCATTACCTGCTGAAGTTCAAAAGAAGTTCAATAGTGTCGTTGTACCGGAAAAGTTTCAACACTCTCTCGACGAGATTCGCAACTTGGAAGTTTACGAAGATGATGTTTGGGTACTTGCTTTTCCGCGAACCGGAAGTAATTGGACCCAAGAAGCAGTTTGGCAAGTTTGCAAAGAGGTCGATGTTGAAAATGAGGGTCGAGAAACCCTTCAAACACGATTTCCCGTCATTGA GGAATCTGCAATTTTGAATAGAACAGAAGAAATAACATATTTGGATCGAGTAAAAAACATGAAGAGACCCAGATTTATCAAGAGCCATTTGCCAATAGCTTTCTTGCCAACCAAATTATGGGAAGTCAAACCGAAGATTGTATATGTTTATCGAGAGGCAAAAGATGCTGCTGTATCTTGGTATTACTTCAATAAAGATGCTTACTTATATCAAGGATCATTACAAGAGTTTTTGACACTTTATCTTAAAGGAGAAG ttgaatatgGCAGCTATTGGGATCATTACGAGCAATATCATCGTCTTGCCAAAGTATATTCAAACATGAAAGTCTTAAAATACGAAGAGATGAAAAAAGACCTCAAATCAACTTTACTCGATCTTTGTaactttttcaacaaatcCTTGTCCAACGATCAAATTGAGAAACTTTTGCATCATCTTTCCTTCGAGAACATGAAGAAAAATCCAGCAAACAATTACGCTGATGTCAAAAAACGAGTACAGGCCGTCTTGCCAAGTTACGACCTCCGAATGATCCGCCAAGGAAAAGTCAACGCAGGCAAAGAAGAAATGTCAGCAGAGATGATCGAGAAATTCGACGCAAAAATGCGCGACACGCAAAGACAATTAAGTTCTTGA